CGACACGAATGAGGGACGCAGCGCGCCTGCCGCTCCGACGACCTCCCGAACGCCCGTGATCGAAGTCGCGCTGGCCACCTGGCAGGGCGAGCGCTTCCTTGCGGAACAGCTCGATTCCCTGTTCGCGCAGACCGACCAGAATTTCACTCTGCTCGTGGCCGACGACGGCTCGCGCGACGCGACGGTGGCGATTCTCGAAGACTATTCCGCCCGTTATCCGAACCGCATCCGGGTGGTGGAACGCGCGAAACAGAGTTCGGGCGCGCTCGGCAACTTCGCCAGGCTGATCGATCGGGCGTCTGCCGACTATCTGATGTTCTGCGACCATGACGACATTTGGTTGCCCAACAAGATTGCGCTCACCCGTCAGCGGATGTCGGAACTGGAAGATCTCCACGGCAAGGCGACGCCGCTCCTCGTCCACACCGACCTCGCCGTTGTCGACGAGCACCTTCAGGTGATCGGTCCGTCCTTCTTCCGATACTCCAGGATCGATCCATCGCGAAACGGCGTGGTCGGATTGCTCACCGCCAATGTCGCCACAGGATGCACGATCCTTGCGAACCGCGCACTTTACGAGAAGGCGCGTCCGATCGCGCCAGAAGCGATGATGCACGATCATTGGCTTGCGCTCGTCGCCGCGAACTTCGGCGTGATTTCGTGGGTCGACGAGCCCACGATCCTCTATCGCCAGCATGGCCGGAATGCGATCGGGGCAAAGAGCGGCGGAACCGCGTCGCTGATCCACCGCGTGACCCAGACTTTGTTCAGTGACGATCGGGAGCGGGTGATGCGCCGCTATTCCGGGCAGGCGGCGGCGTTTCTGGCTCGCTATGGAGACGAGATGACGCCAGCGGCACGTCGCGCCACGGAAGCGCTCGCCACGATCTGGTCCACCAGTCGGTGGCGCCGCTTCGGCCGCCTGCGGCGCAATGGACTCGGCCTTTCCGGTTTCGTCCGCAACGCCGCGCTGTTCGTCGTCGTCACGCGGTCGAAGGGCGATCGCGGCTACGCCTGATCGGGGTAATCGGGGCTGTCGGCAGGGTTCTTGGCAAGCCCCGGACCCCAGTGCACTATCCGTAGGCGAGGGAGTGCACGATTCGAGCCTCCGGGTTCGTGGGGAGGATCAGGTCGGGTGATGAACGTGTTACGTGGCCGATCACGGGCGGGCGCCTGAGCCATGCCGTGGATCCGCGCGATCGTGCCGCTTTCCATCGCGTGCGCCGCAGTCGCGGCATCGCCCCTGGCCGCGCAGCTGCGCCCGGTGCCGGGACCGGGCGACCCGCACATCCAGTTCGTCGATTACGTGTCCGACCAGGTCATCGTGCTTGAGGCGACTCCGGGCTATCAGATGATGATCGAACTCGCGCCGGACGAGCGGGTCGAGAATGTCGCGGTGGGCGACAGCGCCGCCTGGCAGGTGAGCGCCAATCGCAACGGTAATGCCCTCTTCGTCAAGGCGCTCACCGGCGGCGTGTCGACGAACATGACGGCGATCACCAATGTGCGGGTCTACAGCTTCGAGCTGTCGCCGGTGACCACCACCGGCAACCTCGCTTACACCATTCGCTTCCGGTATCCGCAGACCGGGGCCGAGAGCGAGGCGCGCAACGCCGAAGGGGAGGGACGATACCGGCTCCGCGGCAAGAAGGCGCTGCTGCCGAGCGAGATGAGCGACGACGGCGTCCTGACCTATATAAGATGGCCGCGCGAACGGTCGCTCCCGGCCGTCTACGCGGTGAGCGACACCGGCAAGGAGATGCTGGTCAACGGCATGATGCGCGAAGACGACGTGTTCGTGATCGATGGCGTATCAGGCAAACTCGTCTTCCGCATCGACAAGGAGGTCGCCACCGCAACCCGTCAGCGGATGGCGAAATAGCGGCGAAGCTCATGGCCGCGAGAGCGGTCGCCGTTCACGTCAGCGGCGTCGACGCGATCATCGTCAGCGACTCGGCGACCAGGGGATCACGCCTCCCACGGCGATTGGCAGCGACGGCAAGGCTGCGCACATCCTCCCATCCGGGCGGGTCCGCCTCGTCATTGGGATCCGTGCCGCTTGCGATCGCCTGGCTCTGGCGAAAGTAGAACAGGGCGGCCTCTTCGGCAGGCAACAATTCGATGCGCTGGAAGCCAAGCTCGCCAAGCAGCGCGGCGAGGCGCGGCGCATCGAAGAGCGCAAGATGGCGAGGAGGCTCCAGTCCACGCCATCGTGGGCCGAAGCGCCGGAGCCCGATCGCCCCCAGATTGGGGAGCGATATCCAGAGTCTGCCACCGGGGACGAGCAATGCTCGAGCCTCTCGGAGTGCCGCGACCGGATCATGGAAATGCTCGAGGACGTGATTCATGAACACATGGTCGAAGCTTGCGGGTTGAACACCGCTTCCGGGAAGGCTCGCGCAGCGGACGTCGTGGCCGCGCGCGCGCGCCACCGCGACGGCTTCGGGATCCGGATCCAGTCCGCATGCGCGGTAGCCAAGATCCTCGGCGACCGCGAGGAAATCACCATTGCCGCAGCCGACGTCGAGGATCGTGCACACGGGGCGCGGTGGGCTCGGCAAGTGGCGGATCATGAAGTCGAGATTTTTCACCGCGCCACGGCGGAGGCGCCAGGTCAGCGCACCCAGCAGCGAAGCATCGGCGAAGCTGTAGCCGTAGCGGGCGTTGAGATAACCGCGTCGGATTGCTCCCCGCCAGCCGTCATCACGCCAGCGCAGCGGCGGTCCCGAACTGGCATGCGTATAGTAAAGGGCGTACGCCTCTCCGATCGACGCCTCGGTCGGCCGTGGATCCAGATAAAGGATGCCGCACCCGCATGACCAGAAATCCCAGTTGCCGGGCGTTCCGAAAACGCCGTCGGCGACTCCGTCGAAGCGGAGCGTACGGTCGGTGCTGCCGCAAACCGGGCAGCGGCCAAGAGATTCGAGCTCCATCAGGTCTCGGCCGGCAGCGGGGGCAGGTTCCAGAGGCCGCGCCGTTCGTTGATGACCCGCTCGACGTAAATGGAACCATGTTTGGCATCGATCGCAGGCGAGGCCTGGAGATCCCAGTCCGCTCCGGAATAATAACGATCGAGATAGGCCTGAAAGAGCGGCCGCAACTCCGCAACGTCTTCCGGCGTGAACCAGTTGCGCCAGGCTCCATAGCCTTTGGTGCGAACCACCCGCTGCAGCGAGTCCGGCACCTTGGCTGCGCCGCCGAGCGACAGACCGAGCATTTCCTCGAGCGGTCCGAATTGCGAGTCGACGAGTTGCTCGTAGCGAAACACCGGCAGGTGCGGGCGTTCGTCGTGGAAGCGGAGCGGCAGCGTGACGCCGCGGTGGTGGTAGCGATCCATCCAGGAGGATTGCGCCCCTGCAGCCTCCTCGAGCGCGTCGAAGGTGCGAAGCAGGCGCAGCATCGTCACGGCGCCTGGGTTCGCTTCCTTCCGTCTCACCAGATCCAGGAAATCGGCGGCGGCCGACGCATCCCGTACGAAGCTCGCATTATAGGTCTTGTAGAGCAAGGCGCTGACCAAGCGATCGCGAGGATCGCGAACGAGCAGGATCTGTCGATCGAAATCGTCGAAATCGCCGAGACGAACGGGTCGCCAGTCCCAGGGCAGCAATTTGGCCAGAACATCAGGCGCGAAGTGCCCGCGGCGCGCAGCACGCAGCCGCTCCAGCAAACGCTCCCGCCGAGTGTAGGTCGACGGTTCGAACAGCGATATCGTGCCGGCCGGAAGCGAATTCCGGATCTTGTAGAACAGGGCCGAGGTGCCGCTCTTGGCCAGCCCGTAGATCACAATCTTCACGACAACTCCCGCGCCGAGCGCTTCAACCTCGCCCTCTACTGGCATCGCCAGCGAGGCGGAGGCGGCTTGTCCGTCGGATCGGCAGCGATTGCAAGGCAGCGATAGCCAGGTTAGACAATGGAATGATGAACATCGACCGGCTCGTCATACCGCTCGCGGCGGCTGTTCTTCTGGGTTGCCTTCCTGTGCGCGCGCTTGCACAGGGCGACGGCCTCGCTCCCGCTGTGGTCCGCAAGCCCTCATCGCAGCGAGATCCAGTGCCACCCGCGCAAGTGACGCCCGTGCCGAACGGGTCCGCCGCCCCTCAAACGAGTGCTCCGCCAAGCCCGTGCGGCACTGCTTCCGCGGCGGCGTGCCGTGCCGACACGAAGGGGAGCGGCGGCAATCCGGAGCAGTTGTTCGCATTGCTTGCTGCAGCCAATGCGGAATCGGGGGGCGACCAGGCTCTCGATCGAGGATTGATGACGACGATGAGCCGCTTGATGGCCGCCGGCCGCTGCCCGGACGCAGCGCTGCTCGCGACCCGCAGCGACCGGGCTGCACTCGCCGCACGCGCCCAGACGATCTGCCAGCGGCAGTAACCTCCTGCCGTCCTGACGGCTTCGGCCGTTGATTTGCGGAACTGCGTCGGTAGCTCCACCAGAGTCGTCAAGGCGCGGGCTAAGGCACTGCGATTTTGTCCGGCCCTGTCCGGACTGTGTCCGAGACTGGCGGAATTTAACGCGTGCACAAGCCAGGCTGCGCGGCTAGTGGCGGTGACGGCGCGATTGGGGGGACACTTTCGCAGCCATTTTATGGACATGATGTACGCCCGCAAAAGCCAGCCGGCACGTCGTGCGCAGGAGGCGATCTCCGCCACGAACACCGTCTTCCCCGTTCGGCATGCGCCAACGGCACGGCTCCAGGTCGCGGTGCATGCAAGGGGGGAATTGAAGAGATGAAGAAGTTCGTGCTCAAGGGCACCGCCGCCGCTTTGGTGACGCTGGCGCTCGCCGGTCCGTCGCTCGCCCAGGATACGCCGATTACGGGAAATCTCGTTATGACTCCCGTCGGCGCGCTCGTCCGTTCCGACATCAAGCTGACCAACAATAGCGGCGGCTTTCGAATCATCGCCGCGCCGGATCTGAATGCGATCCACGAGGGCGCTGCGATCCAGTTCTTCGGCAGCAACCACGCCACCCGGCCGGGCTATTTCTTCCTCGATTCCGGATCGCACAACAATGCCGCCATCGTCATGCGAACGGCGCCGACCGGCGTCGCGGCAATTGAGCGCTTCCGGATCACGGCCACCGGCGACATCGGCATCGGCGTCGAGGTGCCGACCCAGAAGCTGGATGTTGCCGGCAGCATCAAGCTCACCGGCGCCGGCACCGGCATCCGCTTCAACGACGGAACCGTCCTGACCAGCGCCGGCAGTCTCGGCGGCTCGCTTGGCGGCAACAACAATTGGACGGGCACCAACACGTTCAGCAATCTGTCGGCAGGCGGTAACCGCGTCACCAGCATCGGCAATCCCGTTGCCGCCACCGACGCGGTCAACAAGGCCTATGCCGACGCCAATTTCATCAAGTTCGTGCCCGGCGCCGAGCAGCTTTCGGTCGGCGATGCCAACGGCACCGCGCCGATGATCAACCTGCGCGGCGGCTCGACCTGCTGTTCGGGCCCGGGCGGCCACACCCCGGCCTGGTTCAAGGTGTTCCAGAACGGCAGTTTCGTCGCCACCGGCAATCTCGGCATCGGCGTGTCGCCGATGCAGGGCAAGGGCTACCGGACGTCGTGGGATTCCTACAAGGGTGCCTTCCGCTCCGGCTATGCGGACAATGAATGGGACGACGCGACCGTTGGCTTCTTCTCCTGGGCCGGAGGATCGAACTCGACCGCGGAAGGGCTGTACGCCTTGGCCTTCGGCGACACCAATCAGGCACGCAGCACGTCGAGTATCGTTTTCGGCAGCGGGAACGAGGTGAAGGGCGCGGCTGGCTTTTCGGCGGGCGCGGGCAATCGGGTTTGCGATACTTACGGAGTCGCGTTCGGCAACAAGGCCCTTTCCGG
The nucleotide sequence above comes from Sphingosinicella sp. BN140058. Encoded proteins:
- a CDS encoding TrbG/VirB9 family P-type conjugative transfer protein; its protein translation is MPWIRAIVPLSIACAAVAASPLAAQLRPVPGPGDPHIQFVDYVSDQVIVLEATPGYQMMIELAPDERVENVAVGDSAAWQVSANRNGNALFVKALTGGVSTNMTAITNVRVYSFELSPVTTTGNLAYTIRFRYPQTGAESEARNAEGEGRYRLRGKKALLPSEMSDDGVLTYIRWPRERSLPAVYAVSDTGKEMLVNGMMREDDVFVIDGVSGKLVFRIDKEVATATRQRMAK
- a CDS encoding bifunctional 2-polyprenyl-6-hydroxyphenol methylase/3-demethylubiquinol 3-O-methyltransferase UbiG translates to MELESLGRCPVCGSTDRTLRFDGVADGVFGTPGNWDFWSCGCGILYLDPRPTEASIGEAYALYYTHASSGPPLRWRDDGWRGAIRRGYLNARYGYSFADASLLGALTWRLRRGAVKNLDFMIRHLPSPPRPVCTILDVGCGNGDFLAVAEDLGYRACGLDPDPEAVAVARARGHDVRCASLPGSGVQPASFDHVFMNHVLEHFHDPVAALREARALLVPGGRLWISLPNLGAIGLRRFGPRWRGLEPPRHLALFDAPRLAALLGELGFQRIELLPAEEAALFYFRQSQAIASGTDPNDEADPPGWEDVRSLAVAANRRGRRDPLVAESLTMIASTPLT
- a CDS encoding tail fiber domain-containing protein, with product MKKFVLKGTAAALVTLALAGPSLAQDTPITGNLVMTPVGALVRSDIKLTNNSGGFRIIAAPDLNAIHEGAAIQFFGSNHATRPGYFFLDSGSHNNAAIVMRTAPTGVAAIERFRITATGDIGIGVEVPTQKLDVAGSIKLTGAGTGIRFNDGTVLTSAGSLGGSLGGNNNWTGTNTFSNLSAGGNRVTSIGNPVAATDAVNKAYADANFIKFVPGAEQLSVGDANGTAPMINLRGGSTCCSGPGGHTPAWFKVFQNGSFVATGNLGIGVSPMQGKGYRTSWDSYKGAFRSGYADNEWDDATVGFFSWAGGSNSTAEGLYALAFGDTNQARSTSSIVFGSGNEVKGAAGFSAGAGNRVCDTYGVAFGNKALSGSPILADGKCDPDTFNIRGLAAVAIGYNVTASQDHTTAMGKFASNNGFSGTFIWSDGSATQSADTFRNTANNEFAARATGGFRFRTNLGGTTGCNLPAGSGVFNCTSSRTTKQNFVGVDGADILAKVRTMALSTWNYTSEGPGVRHIGPMAEDFYAAFGLGTGSTSIGVQDLASVSLAAVQALETRTAELQRKTAEIDALRSEVSALRAANAALDQRLSAIEAGLAK
- a CDS encoding glycosyltransferase family 2 protein, with protein sequence MTLRSDDDTNEGRSAPAAPTTSRTPVIEVALATWQGERFLAEQLDSLFAQTDQNFTLLVADDGSRDATVAILEDYSARYPNRIRVVERAKQSSGALGNFARLIDRASADYLMFCDHDDIWLPNKIALTRQRMSELEDLHGKATPLLVHTDLAVVDEHLQVIGPSFFRYSRIDPSRNGVVGLLTANVATGCTILANRALYEKARPIAPEAMMHDHWLALVAANFGVISWVDEPTILYRQHGRNAIGAKSGGTASLIHRVTQTLFSDDRERVMRRYSGQAAAFLARYGDEMTPAARRATEALATIWSTSRWRRFGRLRRNGLGLSGFVRNAALFVVVTRSKGDRGYA